GTGGGAACGCATTCGTACCCCCATTTTGATCGCCCATTCGTTCCGTATATTCCACCCCACCCGGTCCGCCACCGGCTGGATAGGTTAGGTCAACCGCATCAATTCGATGGCCACCCCATACCTCAAACCAAAGCGGAAACTGGGTTGCCGGTGTCGGTAATGCGATGGGGGGTTGGTTAGGGTTATCGACAGTTGAGATGTTACCATACGGATCCGAGTAAATCTCGCGGGTAAATAAATAGATCGGCGTATTATCCGGATTTTTCGGACCATTGGGGTAGATGCTAGGATCATAGTAGGGCCATGAATCCATATAGTCAAGAACCAGCATGGTCATCTGGCGGTCAAAGGTGTTAACGGTTAAAAATGGCTCGCACGTCACATCATTTCGCTTCGTTTTACCGACTAACTTAGCTCGGCTGCTCGTATACCAGCCAGAGACATAATTGACCGCTTCTGCGATAAAACTTGTCAAGTCGGTCTGAGCTTGCTGCACGTCTCCAGGTTTCATCGCCCAATCATTCCCATGAAGTACCGCATCGCGTAATAGAGCCAGGAACATGTTGGTATACTGGGCATACAAGGGCAACAGCGACACCTCGTAACCAGCTGTCGTGAAAAGATAGCGAGAACCAACAAATACTTCGTGTACACTTATCCATCTATCACTTACATCACCGTTGTCTTTGATGGCATTCAAATAATCCACTATAAGTAAATTCAGGGAATCCAGTGCGCCTTTTGCCTGCGTATACGTATAGTCATCGAATTTTTGGTCGACTAATGCTTGTACCTGGGCTTTAACCTGGTCCCATGGGCCGGATCCTGAGTTGGGCCATAAGACGCTAATCACACCGCTAATGATTTCCCCGCCTTCGGGGACTGCAGCGCTAATCGCGTCGGTGATGGCATCTTTGGCTAATTCATTCCAATCGGACGAATCTACGGTTAAAGGCGGTTGAATCGGAGGAATGTTGTGGTCCTGTAAAGTACAGCTTTGCAGGAGCGATGAGGAGAGAAAGAGACTCCCGGCTCCCAGCACTGAGCGTTGGAGAAATTTTCGGCGATTCGTCAAATTTGATTGTAAAAACATGGTAGGTTTTGATTTTTGGTGAAAAAATTACCTTTGACTAACTACAGGGAAACAGGCTGTTTGGCGCAGGTTGACTGACCTCAGGTTAGGAATAAATGCCCCTTCGAGGCCATCAGGCGGTGCTTACTTGCCGGGACAAAACTACCCCAGCACCGTCCTGGGCTGGTTGCCCAAAACGGCCAATTCAGTTGACCTTAGCGGCCAATTTTGCCCCATGAGCCGTTATCAGGCGCACTAAAGGGGGCCGATTGGTACAATTAGCCGAAAAATATGGATGAAAAAGAGAATTGATTTAAGCCCTGGATGCGGGATTCAGTCATGGTTTTGGCCGTCAGCAGGATAACGGCCATGTGGGCCGTGAGCGGGGTTGTTTTGACGAGGGGGCACATAGTAGCCTACCAGAGTCCGTCGCTGAAATAAGGCGTTATTACCGCCGTTGACAGCTCGCTGGCGCGGGGGGTAGACTAGACGAGTTTGGGGTAGCAACCTTTAAAGCGTAGCGCGTTGCTGACTGAGCGCGTAACACTAATCGCTTAAGGCATTATCGGCAAAGTCATTGAGGTATATCAGTAGTTGATCCGGTGAATAACGACTGCCGTTGGCCTGGATCCAGGGATAGGTGGCGTGACAATCCTGCTACAATACCACAGCTAAAGAAGCAAAGCTTACCTGAAGTTTCGTTACAATAGCTGTTTCAGCGGCATTATATAGGCTAGTGCTCTTCCAAAATAGAGGCTAGTACTCTAAGATGTCTAACTATTAAATTGGACAAGTACTAGACATAAAGCTGAGTACTATTGATTATGAAAGAGGATTTCATTCCCTTTTTTGAGCGTCATTTTACCCTGATGTTCGGTGTATTCGTACTCAGAATTGCTGTATTTTATGCCTGAAGCCGTGGTGTCCTGCTTTAGCTTAATTTCTGTACCATTCAGTACAAACGTAGCGGTGTGTTTGGCGTTGTCGTAAGCCATCGCCAGTTTGACACCCTGGCTATTGGTGACGGTGTCTCGGACAATCGAATCGGCAATCGGCTGCTTAGCAGTGGTCTGCGTTGACGATTGCTTGACCGTTTTCTGAGAGGATTGGCAGGCATAAAGCCCTCCACTAAGCGCTATACTCAGGAGGAATATGATTGATTTCATAATGGATGAATGGGAGTAGTGTTGGTTTTGGCTCAACAGCCAGAAGTAAGTCTAGGGGTAACCATGTTGACTTGTTTAACGCTAAGACGATTCGCCGTGAGTAATACCTTCATTAGGTGTATTTGTCCGAGTTTATAGCCTTAGTAACTACTAGATGGTTGACAAACGGCTAAAGTCAAGCTAAGATTCTGTTTAAAAATGGGGTTGTACATGACTGAAACGATTGAATCAGCCTATCCTGGTGGTGATCCTCATTCGCCCGATCGGAGGTTAGCCGGTTCAGCCACTGGTCCCGGCGCGGTCCGCCGTTGCGGGGAACCAGCTTAACGGTACGGCCCGATGCGGAAAATTTTATTAACGGTAAACGCCAATCAGTCGCATACCTGCCAGCTTATACGGAAGAAAAATACGGCAGAGAGTCAACAAAGAGAACAGTTCTTGTTTTCCGACAGGGCAGGCCTATTACCGAAATACAAACCAATGCTAACAACTGATCAACTGGCTCTCTAAATGACTGGCTGATTGGTTGTCGATAAACAAACTCGATTCACTCGGATTGACCTATTTCAGGCCGTCTTCAATATGCTCGCGAACGTCTTTGGTGGCGTTTTTAAACTCTTTGATGCCCGTACCCAGGCCCCTGGCCAGTTCGGGAATCTTTTTGGCACCAAACAGCAGGATTAATGCCAGCATAATAAAGATCATTTCCTGACCGCCTAAACCCATAATGGCAAAAATGCTTGAAATCATGATTCTTGAAATTTATATGTATGAAAAAAAAGAAAACGCAACATGTGTTATTTGTCAAAGAATCAGCTAGTTGCCATGCCAGAGCGACTATGCCAGCTGGTTCTTATTGAGCACATTATTTTGGCTGACTTGATCCGATTGTGGGACAAAGGTAGGGGGCGTGGCCCAGCACCGGTAGCCCAAATCGGCCAATTTAGTAGCCCAAAACGGCCAAATTTGTTCCTACTCTGTAACTCGCTCGAAACCGTCCAACTAGGTTAGGATATCTTTGTAAGCGATGATTAGAATCGGTGGTCTGGGGCGTCTTTCGACCCTGACGGATGACCATAGCGTGATTGTATAAGATCTTGTGCAATTTATCGCGACCTAATCGCTTCGGCGCTCCGATTGATCCCACTTTTGCGCTTGCTTCATGGCGGCAAAGTTAGCAGACCCCTTTGCATCGTCTGGCGGTAAAGTTAGACCCAGCTGCGAATTGTGTATCCAATGTGAACACCTAAATCCGTCATCACCTGATTCACATCTTCTCCGCCGAAGTGAATTCGGAAAACGGCGGTTTCGCTAAGTTGTTCGCTATACTGGAAACGACCGCTTCGTCGGGCCGATCAAAAGGTCTCGCATGTGGTCTTGTATGGTTACGGTCTGCCGTTGCGGTCGATTTTTGGTGAAAATCTGACAACCTATATCAGGAAAAGACAATGATACCCGCACAATCCAGCAATTTTAGGGCAATACCAGTATGGATGGGTTATCTTCTAAAGAGTAATTTCCTCGTTTTACGCATCGCGGTGGTGCAATAAAAGCAGGGTCAGAACTTGAAAACTGACCATTCGTTCCGCACTGTTCAGGCCGTTCCAGCTCGTGCTTTGCCACATGGCAAACCATTCTCCACCCACTACTTCGAAGCCCAGAAACCAAATCAGTATCCCGATGGTAAGGCCTAACACGGCCCAGTTCTTAGCCGCATGAAATGTAATGGGATCGCTCTTTAAATGCTTAATCAACAACCAGCCTCCCCGCAGACAACAAACACTCATCAATATCTCCAGCCCGATGATCAGCACGTAACAGGCATGAAAAATAATTGGATTGTCAAGGCTGCGATAATGAATCCGACTATTGGAAAAGGTGGTGTCCATTTTTAGAACGTGTTCAACGAACAGATAATTTGTGTCATAATCGGTTATGTTGCCCAACACAATGAAGAACGATTGGATTCCGATGGCGCTTACCGAAACCGTTTTGGTAATACGGAGTAAACGATTGGTCGAATACATTGTACACAGGTTAAAGTATAAATTGCTTAGTTATTTAGTACCCTGGTAGACTTTTGCAACTACAGCCTGGGACGACGCATGTCTCCGCTCCGGCCTTAGATCGGGCAAGCAACAGGCTGGCTGAATGGAGTTTATAAGATATACTCACCGTCTATTGCTTCGAAAAGGGATGGAATCGAGGATGAATGAAGGTTTGCAAGACGTTAATTTTGATGGTGCGCACCATCGAACCCAGTGGGACACTGGCCGGATTGCCATCGAAGGGGTTCACCCGGTTCAGCCCGTTCAAATGCGTGACGTGGAAGACAAACCCAATCAAACAACCTAGCCCAATCGACCAAATGCCTGCTTCTTCGACAATATCGATGGTCAGCATAAAAATTATCAGCCAGATGAACACCCGGGTAAAATCCAGATACGTCACCGGAAATAGCGTAGACCAATTGCGCCAATCATAAAAAAACTCCGCCAGAATGTGTAAGCCGTAAGCCGCCAGGGCTATCCAGAATATAGATTGATTCATGCGTGTAGTGTATTAGTGAATATACATCGAGCTACATCAGGATCAATGCTTTTTTTCTCTTGTCACCCGCTTATTATCCGCTGTTGGCGTGATAAAAAATGGCCTGTTAAAACGGTTCCGCGTTACAGCTTGGCCGCGGTTAGGGCATTCGACAGCCCCACCTACCCTGCATCCATTGCCAACATACCTACTCCAGCGGCCCCTACCCGGACCATTGATCAAGCAATCGCTTGGCGAAGACGATGCCAGCTATTTTTTGGCGCGCGCTTTGATCGACGCCCAGTGCGCCTTGCGAGCCGCCTTTAATTCTTCTGAGATCAGACCCGCCGGAATAGCCAGTTTGGGGAAGGCTTTGGCAAAATCAGCCAACGAACGTTCTATAGGGTTTGTTACATAATTGGAACGAAGCGCGCCCAACGTGGCGGTTGGCGATAGCCAGTACATAAAACCAAACACGATGCAATTTGCACTATTACCATATTGAGTATTGTAGCCGGGACTGTAAATACTAGACAAAGCATGATTCGTATAACCGACCACACCCGATTTGTAATATCCCACGGATGAGCCCATCTGATGTGTATTTGTCTTATCGCTAAACGTGAAGAACATTGTACCAATGGCCTGGCTCTGGTTATTAACATTTTTTTCATAATAGTCATAGGATACCTGAGCCTGGATGATCGGATTGTCGGGCGAATTAGTAAAGGTGTTGCCCGCATTAGAGCCCCCAATTGGATCACCCATTCGGGGCGTTTGGGTAACCCCCCCGGGTCCACCATTCGCTGGATAGGTGAGCTGAACCGCATCAATTCGACTGCCACTCCATACGGTTATTTGAGTAGGGCGCTGGGTAGCCGCCTGTTGCGGTAAAGTTAGGGGGTGACCGGTGGGTCCACCATTACCATTACGGGTATTGCCATACGGGTCCGAGTAAATTTCACGGTAAAACAGGTTTATCGGCGTTCCAGAAGAGTCTACCGCTCCATTCGGGAATCGGCTGATATCATAATACTGCCAGGTATCCATAAAGTGCAGTACCGATAACGTCATCTGGCGTTCATACGTATTAACTGCAAAAAAAGGCTGGTTTGTATTGTTATTTTCCGGTGTCTTTGACAACAGGTCAGATGCATGGCTCGAATACCAATTTGCGGTGTAGGTAGTAAACTCAGTGATCTTCTGAGTCAAGTCTGACTGTGCTTGCGCCACGTCTCCAGGAGCCATACCCCACTCACTCCCATGTATTACTGCATCACGTAATGTGGCCAGGTACATGTTGGCAAAATGAGCAAACAAAGGCAATAGCAGCACCTCGTCCCCTGTTTGTTGAAAATTAGGCTGATATAGAGAAAAATCATTTCTTAAATCGACCCAATTCGTTTTGATATCACCCTGGTTATTAATTGCATTCGTATAATTGATAATAACGTTTTTCAAGCCATCCAGATTTGCTGATACCCTGCCGTAGACATCATCAGCGATTTTTTCGTCGATTAATGCTTCTACCTGTTCCCTGACTTGGCTCCATACGTCATCGCCTGAGCTGGGCCAAAAGGTTTCAACAAAAAAGCCAAGGATTTCACCGCCTTCGGGGACCGCTGTGGTAAGTCCAAGGAGGATGAGTGATTTTATTTGGTCATTCCAATCATAATCATCAGCGCCTACTAAAGGTGGATTAACGTCTGGCGGATTGGGGTTGGTAGGGTCAATAATGTGGTCGGTGCAGCTGGCCAGTAGGCTGGGTACTACAAAGGCACTGCCAAAGCCCCACAAGGAGCGTTCCAGAAATTTTCGGCGCGTCGTTAAATTCGAGTGTAAAAACATGGTAGGTTTTGATTTTTGGTGAAAAATTACCTTTGACTAACTACAGGGAAACAGGCTGTTTGGCGCAGGTTGACTGACCTCAGGGCAGGGAATAAATGCCCCTTCGAGGCCAGCGGGCGGTGCTTACTTGCCGGGACAAAACTACCCCAGCACCGTCCTGGGCTGGTTGCCCAAAACGGCCAATTCAGTTGATCATATCGGCCAATTTTGCCCAATGAGCCGTTATCAGGCGCACCAAAGGGGATTGATTGGTACAATTAGATGAAAAATATGGATGAGAAGGAGATTGGCTTAAGCCCGAGGGCGGGTGGGACCATAGGCCGAAGGTGATACGGCGAACTGCACTTTGAAGGAGCGGGAGAAATAAGGAACGCTTTCAAAGCCGGTTTGTTCGGCGGCATCCGACACCGACACACCTTCCCGTAACAAGGTGGCGGCCTTCTGGAGTCGGTAGGACCGCAGTAACTCAACCGCATTGCTGCCCGTTACGGTCGCTACCTTCCGGCGAAGGGTGCGGGGACTGACGGCCAGATCATCGGCCAATTGGTCGATGGTAAAGGCTGGATTGGCGACTTGCTTGTCCAGCAACTGGTAGAGTTTGTCCAGGAAGGGATCAGCGATGGGAGGTGGGGTCAGCGGGGTTGGGTGCTCACCTTCATCGATCTGGCTCATGCGCTGCTGCCAGTGCTGGCGAAGCTGCTGCTGATGGCGGAGCAGGTTGCTGATGCGCAGTTGTAGTTCCTGAACGTTGAAGGGTTTGGTCAGGTAATCATTGGCCCCCACCGATAAGCCCTGAATGCGGGATTCAGTCATGGTTTTGGCCGTCAGCAGGATAACGGCCATGTGGGCCGTGAGCGGGGTTGTTTTGATCCGCTCCACCAGCGTAAAGCCATCCATGATGGGCATCATCACATCCGAAATGACCAGTTCGGGCAGTTCACTCAGACAAATTTCCCAGCCGTCCTGTCCATTGGTTGCCGTGATTATGCGGTAGGTGCCGACCAGTTGCCCGGCGATAAACTCCCGCAGTTCATCATTATCTTCCACCAGTAGCACCAGCGGAGCCGTATCGGGGGCAACGAACGGCTTGGGTGCTTCTTCGGCATACAAAACAGGTGGGGCGGGAATGGTTTCGACGAGGGGGGCTGCTGGGTCGGCCTGCTCCAGTGGTAAGGTCACGGTGAAACGAGTCCCTTGCCCCAGCTGACTCTCAACCGTTACCGTTCCACCCAATAGCCGACTAAATTCAGCCACCAGGAACAAGCCGATCCCGGTTCCAGTCCCCAGGCTGCCTTCCACCTGACGGCCTTGATAAAACCGATCAAAAATGTGGTTCAGTTGCTCTGGCGCAATGCCGACTCCCGTATCCGAGACCTGAAGTTGAAACCCGCTCGGCGCATCCACGGAACGTTCTTCGATCAGACGGACCCCAATCTGCCCACCGGATGGGGTGAATTTGAGCGCGTTGGAAAGCAGATTATAGCCGATCGACTCCAGCTTGTGGGCATCAAATCGGTAATCCGCCGTCAGCCCCGATGATTCGTAGGTGAGTTCAACCCCTTTTTTATCGGCCCGAGGTCGGAACGCATCCACCAGCCCGGCAACGAAAGCAGGTAGATTTCCCTGAGATTGGGTGATGGTTAACTGCCCCGCTTCCAGCTTGGCGATGTCCAGGAGTTGATTGATTAAGCGTAACAGCCGCTGCGCATTGCGATGCATGACCCCTAACGGCTGCTGCAGCGCTGGAGCGGCTGTTTCCATGAGTCGCTCCAGCGGATTGATGATCAGCGTCAGGGGGGTTCTGAATTCGTGGGTGATGTTGGTAAAAAAGCGGGTCTGCCAGTCGGCGTTCTCCTGGACCAGGCGAGCCTCCTGCTCTTTGAGAGCGACCTCCTTTTGAAGCTGCGTCTGATTGATTCGGTATTGAATGTAAGCCCGAACCAACACGATCATCAGCAGTCCGTATAGGCCGTAAGCCCACCAGGTCCGCCACCAGGGGGGGGCAATGATGATGCGGATGGTTTTAACGACGTGGCTCCAGTTGCCCAGGGCATCGGCTGCATTCACCCGAAACTCATAGGCGCCGGGTGCCAGCTGCGTGTAATTAGCTACGTTTTGGTTGCCAACATAGACCCAATCATCATTCACGCCGGTTAGCTGATAGCGATACTGTAGCGTGGTGGGTTTGTTATAGTGTAAACCGGCAAACTCCAGGCTCAAAAAGTTTTGTGTGGGCCCGAGCTGCAAAGTCTGAATGGCGTTCAGCGGCAATCGAAGCGGTGAGTCGGCCTGACCAGGCTCCATCACTCGGTTGTCAATTTTAAGCCCGGTGAGGACCGTGGGGATGGGTTGGGAACTCTCCAGCAGACGCTGTGGATCAAACACGGTTATACCCGTCGGGCCACCAAACGCCAATCGACCATCCGGTAATTCCACGGCGTGGTTTGGCCGGTATTCAATATCTAATAGCCCGTCGGAAATACTGAAATGTCGCATCTTACCCGTTCGGGTATCCATTCGGCTGATGCCTTTGGTCGTACTGAACCAGAGGTACCCCTGCCGATCAGCTAACAGCGTTTGAATGCTGGTACTGGGTAGTCCCTGCTTTTCCGTCCAGTTTTGTAACCGTAGGGTGTGGGTGTTCAGGCAGCTAAGCCCAGCCTGGGTGCCGACCCATAGTAGTGCCGCATGGCCGGGATCGGCAACTAGCCCAAGTACCTGATTGGAGAGCAGCGAGGTAGAATCTGTGGGTTGGTTGTGAAGATGATGAACGATTTGGTGGGTCTTTAGATCATAGGCGTACAGCCCACTCTCTTCGGAGGCCAGCCAAATCCAGTGGTCCATTGGTTGAATGGCGGTGATCCGGTCAATAGGCAGGGGGGAGGCCACATGCTCCAATAATCGTCCTGTGGTGTCAGCTTTCAATAGACCCCAGTGCTGGTTATAGAGCCAGATTGTCCCATTGGGTAGGACCCGAATACCATTTCCCCCATGACTGTTTGGGTTTGGTTGGGTCTCAGGTAGCTTAAGCAGGGAGCGTAGCGATCGTGTTCTGCGGTCAGCCCGGAAGAGTTCATAGCGCGTATCAATCCCTATGCTCACGTAGGGAGCCCTTCCTCCCCAGCGCAATCCATAATCATATCGATTGGTTTTTGCCCAATCTGGCACCGATACACCCAGTTCGGTGGTGAGTACATCTTGGATAAATGAGGTTTTTTGGGGATACGTTTTGATGGGCAGCGCGCTCAGATCGATCTGGTAGATGCCA
This window of the Spirosoma aerolatum genome carries:
- a CDS encoding insecticidal delta-endotoxin Cry8Ea1 family protein; translation: MISVLWPNSGSGPWDQVKAQVQALVDQKFDDYTYTQAKGALDSLNLLIVDYLNAIKDNGDVSDRWISVHEVFVGSRYLFTTAGYEVSLLPLYAQYTNMFLALLRDAVLHGNDWAMKPGDVQQAQTDLTSFIAEAVNYVSGWYTSSRAKLVGKTKRNDVTCEPFLTVNTFDRQMTMLVLDYMDSWPYYDPSIYPNGPKNPDNTPIYLFTREIYSDPYGNISTVDNPNQPPIALPTPATQFPLWFEVWGGHRIDAVDLTYPAGGGPGGVEYTERMGDQNGGTNAFPLGGVFNLSPDAPMVRALVTYGIPDAGAMAIYTLQFIDANGTFTQQMGGQKGAGGYKAQVGYDNYALSSMYIHGICDSLGDSADCIIFGFMRWPRK
- a CDS encoding MliC family protein is translated as MKSIIFLLSIALSGGLYACQSSQKTVKQSSTQTTAKQPIADSIVRDTVTNSQGVKLAMAYDNAKHTATFVLNGTEIKLKQDTTASGIKYSNSEYEYTEHQGKMTLKKGNEILFHNQ
- a CDS encoding Sec-independent protein translocase subunit TatA/TatB, which gives rise to MISSIFAIMGLGGQEMIFIMLALILLFGAKKIPELARGLGTGIKEFKNATKDVREHIEDGLK
- a CDS encoding DUF2165 family protein, which produces MYSTNRLLRITKTVSVSAIGIQSFFIVLGNITDYDTNYLFVEHVLKMDTTFSNSRIHYRSLDNPIIFHACYVLIIGLEILMSVCCLRGGWLLIKHLKSDPITFHAAKNWAVLGLTIGILIWFLGFEVVGGEWFAMWQSTSWNGLNSAERMVSFQVLTLLLLHHRDA
- a CDS encoding bestrophin family protein is translated as MNQSIFWIALAAYGLHILAEFFYDWRNWSTLFPVTYLDFTRVFIWLIIFMLTIDIVEEAGIWSIGLGCLIGFVFHVTHLNGLNRVNPFDGNPASVPLGSMVRTIKINVLQTFIHPRFHPFSKQ
- a CDS encoding insecticidal delta-endotoxin Cry8Ea1 family protein, encoding MFLHSNLTTRRKFLERSLWGFGSAFVVPSLLASCTDHIIDPTNPNPPDVNPPLVGADDYDWNDQIKSLILLGLTTAVPEGGEILGFFVETFWPSSGDDVWSQVREQVEALIDEKIADDVYGRVSANLDGLKNVIINYTNAINNQGDIKTNWVDLRNDFSLYQPNFQQTGDEVLLLPLFAHFANMYLATLRDAVIHGSEWGMAPGDVAQAQSDLTQKITEFTTYTANWYSSHASDLLSKTPENNNTNQPFFAVNTYERQMTLSVLHFMDTWQYYDISRFPNGAVDSSGTPINLFYREIYSDPYGNTRNGNGGPTGHPLTLPQQAATQRPTQITVWSGSRIDAVQLTYPANGGPGGVTQTPRMGDPIGGSNAGNTFTNSPDNPIIQAQVSYDYYEKNVNNQSQAIGTMFFTFSDKTNTHQMGSSVGYYKSGVVGYTNHALSSIYSPGYNTQYGNSANCIVFGFMYWLSPTATLGALRSNYVTNPIERSLADFAKAFPKLAIPAGLISEELKAARKAHWASIKARAKK
- a CDS encoding hybrid sensor histidine kinase/response regulator transcription factor; the protein is MKFCYWLFVVGLLWSGRLSAQPFTIHNLGLQQGLPEYYVSGLVQDKAGFIWVATRDGLARYDGRQFKVFRKQPFNPHSLASNVILSLQTVSDTTLLIQFENWHIQLFNPFTERFTDLTIPKPLEKSPRTILTGQEDQLWGRLPYQLVGFNRKTKQLQSHPFPQSARTTIYFSQKSLLQTTQQHLFAVTTGHLLEFVPQTGQFQDWPHPGLGQVNKTLETYYDTHLIQRSNGEIIITGLQQLIFFNPKTHQFRSIPIPGSIHVHAGLIYEAADKNIYFTYGMTVYRLTTDDHIQPIWTASRIDYRNYFHALLLDRSGVLWIGTNGDGIYQIDLSALPIKTYPQKTSFIQDVLTTELGVSVPDWAKTNRYDYGLRWGGRAPYVSIGIDTRYELFRADRRTRSLRSLLKLPETQPNPNSHGGNGIRVLPNGTIWLYNQHWGLLKADTTGRLLEHVASPLPIDRITAIQPMDHWIWLASEESGLYAYDLKTHQIVHHLHNQPTDSTSLLSNQVLGLVADPGHAALLWVGTQAGLSCLNTHTLRLQNWTEKQGLPSTSIQTLLADRQGYLWFSTTKGISRMDTRTGKMRHFSISDGLLDIEYRPNHAVELPDGRLAFGGPTGITVFDPQRLLESSQPIPTVLTGLKIDNRVMEPGQADSPLRLPLNAIQTLQLGPTQNFLSLEFAGLHYNKPTTLQYRYQLTGVNDDWVYVGNQNVANYTQLAPGAYEFRVNAADALGNWSHVVKTIRIIIAPPWWRTWWAYGLYGLLMIVLVRAYIQYRINQTQLQKEVALKEQEARLVQENADWQTRFFTNITHEFRTPLTLIINPLERLMETAAPALQQPLGVMHRNAQRLLRLINQLLDIAKLEAGQLTITQSQGNLPAFVAGLVDAFRPRADKKGVELTYESSGLTADYRFDAHKLESIGYNLLSNALKFTPSGGQIGVRLIEERSVDAPSGFQLQVSDTGVGIAPEQLNHIFDRFYQGRQVEGSLGTGTGIGLFLVAEFSRLLGGTVTVESQLGQGTRFTVTLPLEQADPAAPLVETIPAPPVLYAEEAPKPFVAPDTAPLVLLVEDNDELREFIAGQLVGTYRIITATNGQDGWEICLSELPELVISDVMMPIMDGFTLVERIKTTPLTAHMAVILLTAKTMTESRIQGLSVGANDYLTKPFNVQELQLRISNLLRHQQQLRQHWQQRMSQIDEGEHPTPLTPPPIADPFLDKLYQLLDKQVANPAFTIDQLADDLAVSPRTLRRKVATVTGSNAVELLRSYRLQKAATLLREGVSVSDAAEQTGFESVPYFSRSFKVQFAVSPSAYGPTRPRA